One window from the genome of Bacillus weihaiensis encodes:
- the trpC gene encoding indole-3-glycerol phosphate synthase TrpC, protein MLDTIIQRKKEELKSLVLPELRPVDKRSFLHALTTPNRVVGLIAEVKKASPSKGIIKENFHPVEIARAYEKGMADCLSVLTDVSFFQGHRDYLYEIKQHVDLPVLRKDFIIDSIQIEESTRIGADAILLIGEALEPSHLKELYQHAMEVGLDVLVEVHDQDTLEKVLSVITPRILGVNNRNLKTFETNLHQLEKMASIISPDTLLVGESGIHTNEDLKTVQRYGAKAILVGESLMRKENHTLAISELYGER, encoded by the coding sequence ATGCTTGATACTATTATCCAAAGAAAAAAAGAGGAACTTAAAAGCCTGGTATTACCGGAACTGAGACCAGTAGACAAAAGATCTTTTCTTCATGCGTTGACGACTCCAAACAGAGTGGTTGGTCTAATTGCTGAAGTGAAGAAAGCCTCACCATCAAAGGGAATAATTAAGGAGAACTTTCACCCGGTTGAAATTGCTCGTGCATATGAAAAAGGTATGGCAGATTGTTTGTCTGTATTAACGGATGTTTCATTTTTTCAAGGGCATCGCGATTATTTATATGAAATAAAACAACACGTGGATCTACCTGTATTAAGAAAGGATTTTATTATTGATTCCATTCAGATAGAAGAATCAACACGAATTGGTGCTGATGCTATTCTGTTAATAGGAGAGGCTTTGGAGCCATCTCACTTGAAAGAGCTTTATCAACATGCAATGGAAGTAGGTTTAGATGTTTTAGTAGAGGTTCATGATCAAGATACACTTGAGAAGGTTCTCTCAGTTATTACTCCTAGAATACTAGGGGTAAACAACCGTAATTTAAAAACATTCGAAACAAATTTACACCAACTAGAAAAGATGGCTTCCATCATTTCACCTGATACTCTTCTGGTGGGTGAGAGTGGCATCCATACAAATGAGGACTTAAAAACAGTTCAACGATACGGAGCAAAGGCCATATTAGTAGGGGAATCGCTTATGAGAAAAGAAAATCATACTCTTGCAATCAGTGAACTCTATGGAGAACGGTAA
- a CDS encoding phosphoribosylanthranilate isomerase, whose translation MVLPKLKYCGIRNECDLKLVSHSLNQYVGFIFAESKRKVSPLDVRKWLEQVKMSNKKLVAVFVNPSLDEIKEAFKEVHFDVIQFHGNESVDFIKKVKALYSTEVWKALHHHSQTLNEMDVYKEIVDGYVIDSRTKNEWGGTGKSFDWNAVPAYIEFSTSHQKACFIAGGVNKDNILRLIDLKPDGIDLSSGIEENEQKAAHKIEELEERVLQHVKLS comes from the coding sequence ATGGTTCTACCAAAGTTAAAGTATTGCGGAATTAGAAATGAATGTGACTTAAAGCTTGTATCACACTCATTAAATCAGTATGTCGGATTTATCTTTGCAGAAAGTAAACGAAAAGTTTCACCTTTAGATGTACGAAAATGGCTTGAACAAGTTAAAATGTCTAATAAAAAATTAGTAGCGGTCTTTGTTAATCCAAGCTTGGATGAAATAAAGGAAGCTTTTAAAGAAGTTCACTTTGATGTAATTCAATTTCATGGAAATGAATCAGTAGATTTTATTAAGAAAGTAAAAGCTTTATATAGCACGGAGGTTTGGAAAGCTCTTCATCATCACAGTCAAACTTTAAATGAGATGGATGTCTATAAAGAGATAGTAGATGGATACGTAATTGATTCTAGGACAAAAAATGAGTGGGGAGGTACAGGTAAATCGTTTGATTGGAACGCTGTACCTGCTTATATAGAGTTTTCTACTAGTCATCAAAAAGCTTGTTTTATTGCTGGTGGCGTTAATAAAGATAATATTTTAAGATTAATAGATTTAAAGCCGGATGGCATTGATTTATCAAGTGGTATTGAAGAAAACGAACAGAAAGCTGCTCATAAAATTGAAGAGCTTGAAGAAAGGGTGTTACAACATGTCAAGTTATCCTGA
- the trpB gene encoding tryptophan synthase subunit beta, which produces MSSYPDKRGRYGEFGGRFVPETLMSPLAEIELAHNEAMQDASFLAEYHRLLKEYSGRPTTITYSDHLTEELGGAKIYLKREDLNHTGAHKINNAIGQVLLAKRMGKTKVIAETGAGQHGVATATVAAKFGMECKVFMGEEDVKRQQLNVFRMQLLGAEVIPVTSGNKTLKDATNEAMRYWVQHCEDHFYIIGSVVGPHPYPYIVREFQRVIGDEAKEQFTEIEGSLPTKVIACVGGGSNAIGMFAAFLQDDVELIAVEAAGKGVETNHHAATITKGTRGVLHGSLTYLLQDEYGQVTEPYSISAGLDYPGIGPEHAHLATTGRVIYESVTDKQALDALELLAKKEGILAAIESAHALSSAFEHAKQMNKSETILVCLSGRGDKDVHTLMSYYEEGKMNEGTI; this is translated from the coding sequence ATGTCAAGTTATCCTGATAAAAGAGGAAGATATGGAGAATTTGGTGGACGATTTGTTCCGGAAACATTAATGAGTCCATTAGCAGAAATTGAATTAGCGCATAACGAGGCAATGCAGGATGCTTCCTTTTTAGCGGAATACCACCGATTACTTAAAGAATACTCTGGAAGGCCTACAACCATTACGTACTCTGATCATTTAACTGAAGAATTAGGCGGCGCTAAAATTTACTTAAAGCGTGAGGATCTAAATCACACAGGTGCCCATAAAATTAATAATGCGATTGGCCAAGTTCTTTTAGCAAAACGCATGGGAAAAACAAAGGTGATCGCTGAAACAGGTGCTGGTCAGCATGGGGTAGCTACAGCGACAGTTGCAGCGAAATTTGGTATGGAATGTAAGGTGTTTATGGGTGAAGAAGATGTCAAGCGTCAACAACTAAATGTATTCCGTATGCAATTACTAGGAGCTGAGGTCATACCCGTCACCAGCGGTAATAAGACTTTGAAGGATGCTACGAACGAAGCGATGAGGTACTGGGTCCAGCACTGTGAAGATCATTTCTACATTATTGGATCTGTGGTAGGTCCTCATCCTTATCCGTATATTGTGAGAGAGTTTCAACGTGTGATAGGTGATGAAGCTAAAGAACAATTTACAGAGATTGAAGGTTCGTTACCAACAAAAGTAATCGCTTGTGTGGGTGGTGGAAGTAACGCAATTGGAATGTTTGCAGCGTTTTTACAGGATGATGTTGAGCTAATCGCAGTTGAAGCGGCTGGTAAAGGTGTTGAAACAAATCATCACGCGGCTACAATAACAAAGGGGACAAGAGGAGTTCTTCACGGTTCATTAACCTATCTTCTCCAAGATGAATACGGACAAGTTACAGAACCATATTCCATTTCTGCTGGTCTAGATTATCCAGGTATTGGTCCAGAACATGCGCATTTAGCAACAACAGGCCGAGTGATATATGAAAGTGTTACAGATAAGCAAGCTTTAGATGCTTTGGAATTATTAGCAAAAAAGGAAGGGATTTTAGCTGCAATTGAATCTGCTCATGCCCTTTCATCGGCGTTTGAACATGCAAAGCAGATGAATAAGTCAGAAACGATTCTAGTATGTTTATCAGGCCGTGGAGATAAGGATGTTCATACATTAATGTCTTATTATGAGGAGGGGAAAATGAATGAAGGCACTATTTGA
- the trpA gene encoding tryptophan synthase subunit alpha: MKALFEPQKQSKLFIPFITAGDPSPHATIDLALSLQAAGADAIELGIPYSDPVADGPVIQRASSRALKDGMNIIRAIKLVPEMRKKGLEIPIILFTYFNPVLQLEQEYFFALLQENTIEAILIPDIPFEESEELRRKCKEHSISFISLIAPTSSKRIQMIADQAEGFIYCVSSLGVTGERKTFDHTIEQFLTEVQKYSKVPVVVGFGISSREQVEQLSPFCDGVVVGSALVREIEQLGTSLINDDRRENAVAKFEEFAKLFVI; encoded by the coding sequence ATGAAGGCACTATTTGAGCCCCAGAAACAGAGTAAACTTTTTATCCCTTTTATTACAGCGGGTGACCCTAGCCCTCATGCAACAATAGATCTAGCACTTTCTCTACAAGCTGCTGGAGCAGATGCAATAGAGTTAGGCATTCCATATTCAGACCCAGTAGCAGATGGACCAGTTATCCAAAGGGCTTCTAGCCGTGCGTTAAAAGATGGGATGAATATTATTAGAGCAATAAAACTTGTCCCTGAAATGAGAAAAAAAGGTCTTGAAATTCCCATTATATTATTTACGTATTTTAATCCTGTGTTACAATTAGAGCAAGAATACTTTTTCGCTTTACTGCAGGAAAACACAATAGAAGCTATACTTATCCCTGATATTCCATTTGAAGAAAGTGAAGAGTTAAGAAGGAAGTGTAAGGAACATTCTATATCATTTATTTCGCTAATTGCACCAACTTCTTCAAAAAGAATTCAAATGATTGCTGATCAAGCAGAAGGATTTATTTATTGTGTATCATCGCTAGGAGTGACTGGAGAAAGGAAAACCTTTGACCACACTATTGAGCAATTCTTAACTGAAGTTCAAAAATATAGTAAAGTCCCCGTAGTTGTTGGCTTTGGAATCTCATCAAGAGAGCAAGTTGAACAGCTTTCACCATTTTGTGATGGAGTAGTTGTGGGAAGTGCATTGGTAAGAGAAATCGAACAACTAGGTACCTCCCTTATAAACGATGATCGACGTGAGAATGCAGTAGCAAAATTCGAAGAGTTCGCTAAGTTGTTTGTTATTTAA
- the hisC gene encoding histidinol-phosphate transaminase translates to MDVKKQLLNLKPYQPGKPIEEVKKEYNLSKVVKLASNENPYGCSAEAKQAIQDELNLLAIYPDGYSAALRTNVAKHLGVQEEELIFGNGSDEVVQIICRALLDSSKNTVMATPTFPQYKHNAIIEGAEIREVPLVDGDHNLEAMLQQIDGKTTVVWVCTPNNPTGTYVKKDTLLEFLSKVPKEVLVVVDEAYYEYVVAEDYPQTVGLIEEFPNLMILRTFSKAYGLASLRIGYGIANAELIRKIEPAREPFNTSRLAQVAAIGALNDQEFVAECREKNKKGLQQYYHFCSEKGLHFYPSEGNFVLIDFQRDSDEVFNALLEKGYIVRSGRALGFPTSLRITVGTEKENAEIIEILKDFI, encoded by the coding sequence TTGGATGTAAAAAAGCAATTATTAAACCTAAAACCTTACCAACCGGGTAAACCGATTGAAGAGGTTAAAAAAGAATATAACTTATCTAAAGTTGTAAAATTAGCATCAAATGAAAATCCTTATGGGTGCTCTGCAGAGGCGAAGCAAGCCATTCAAGATGAACTAAACTTACTAGCGATATATCCAGATGGATATAGTGCAGCGTTACGTACGAACGTAGCTAAACACCTTGGAGTTCAAGAAGAAGAGTTGATCTTTGGAAACGGATCAGATGAAGTTGTACAAATTATTTGTCGTGCGTTATTAGATAGTAGCAAGAATACTGTTATGGCTACACCAACCTTCCCTCAGTATAAGCATAATGCAATTATCGAGGGGGCTGAAATTCGGGAAGTGCCTTTAGTTGATGGAGATCATAATCTAGAGGCGATGTTACAACAAATTGACGGTAAGACAACAGTCGTTTGGGTTTGTACCCCAAATAATCCAACTGGTACATATGTGAAAAAGGATACGCTTCTAGAGTTCTTAAGTAAGGTTCCTAAAGAAGTTCTAGTTGTAGTTGATGAAGCCTATTATGAATATGTTGTTGCAGAGGATTACCCTCAGACAGTCGGCTTAATAGAAGAATTTCCTAATTTAATGATTTTACGTACTTTCTCAAAAGCATATGGATTAGCGTCTTTAAGAATCGGATATGGCATTGCAAATGCAGAGTTAATTCGAAAGATAGAACCAGCAAGAGAGCCTTTTAACACGAGTAGATTAGCTCAAGTAGCAGCCATTGGAGCACTAAATGATCAAGAATTTGTGGCTGAATGTAGAGAAAAGAACAAAAAAGGTTTGCAACAATATTACCATTTCTGTTCGGAAAAGGGCCTACATTTTTATCCATCTGAAGGAAACTTTGTTCTAATAGATTTCCAACGTGATTCAGACGAAGTATTTAATGCTTTGTTGGAAAAAGGATATATCGTTCGATCTGGTCGAGCACTAGGATTTCCTACTAGCTTAAGGATTACTGTTGGTACCGAAAAAGAAAATGCCGAAATCATTGAGATTTTAAAGGACTTTATATAA
- a CDS encoding prephenate dehydrogenase yields the protein MPKRIYLIGLGLIGGSIALSIKQKDPSIYITGYDINKDQAIMAKKIGAIDEIADTCFPNQLEFMDIIFVSTPVEQTVSLIKELSAQSLKNGVIITDVGSTKVKIVDCANNYLSEQIKFIGGHPMAGSHKSGIMAAKPHLFENAFYILTPSKHATKDDIEMLKMLLNATKANFIEMSAKEHDKVTGVISHFPHIVAASLVYQAKTYEEQSPLVKRLAAGGFRDITRIASSNPFMWRDILLHNKKPLLKLFDEWIVEMQRVKGFVENEDALNLFDYFEHAKNYRDELPEKQKGAIPSFYDLYVDVPDYPGIISEVTGYLANEKISLTNIRIIETREEINGVLRLSFQTEDDRERAIHCIANYSSYGTYII from the coding sequence ATGCCAAAACGAATTTATCTAATAGGACTAGGGCTCATTGGAGGATCAATAGCTCTATCAATAAAACAAAAAGATCCTTCCATATATATTACAGGGTATGACATAAACAAAGATCAAGCGATAATGGCCAAAAAAATCGGTGCAATTGATGAAATCGCTGATACTTGTTTTCCAAATCAGCTAGAATTCATGGATATCATTTTTGTTTCAACTCCAGTCGAGCAAACAGTTAGTCTAATAAAAGAGCTTTCGGCACAGAGTCTAAAGAACGGTGTGATTATAACCGATGTTGGTAGCACTAAAGTGAAGATTGTAGATTGTGCTAATAATTACTTAAGTGAACAAATTAAGTTTATAGGTGGACATCCAATGGCTGGTTCGCATAAATCTGGAATTATGGCCGCGAAGCCTCATCTTTTCGAAAATGCCTTCTATATCTTAACACCATCTAAACATGCAACTAAAGATGATATTGAAATGTTAAAAATGCTTTTAAATGCTACTAAAGCTAACTTTATTGAAATGTCTGCTAAAGAACACGACAAAGTAACGGGTGTTATCAGTCATTTTCCTCATATAGTTGCAGCTAGCTTAGTTTATCAAGCAAAAACATATGAAGAGCAATCACCATTAGTTAAGAGACTTGCTGCTGGTGGTTTCCGAGATATTACGAGAATCGCATCAAGTAACCCTTTTATGTGGAGAGATATTCTTCTTCATAATAAAAAGCCTCTTTTAAAGCTCTTTGATGAATGGATAGTAGAAATGCAACGTGTAAAAGGGTTTGTTGAGAATGAAGATGCTCTAAACTTATTCGACTATTTCGAACATGCGAAAAATTATCGAGATGAGTTACCAGAAAAACAAAAAGGAGCTATCCCTTCTTTTTACGATTTATATGTTGATGTTCCTGATTATCCAGGGATCATATCTGAAGTGACAGGATATTTAGCTAATGAAAAAATAAGCTTAACGAACATTCGCATCATTGAAACAAGAGAAGAAATAAATGGAGTTTTAAGGCTAAGCTTTCAAACGGAAGATGATCGAGAGCGTGCAATTCATTGTATAGCGAATTACTCTTCATATGGAACGTATATTATTTAA
- the aroA gene encoding 3-phosphoshikimate 1-carboxyvinyltransferase, whose amino-acid sequence MLNKKVLSKVNKLEGTIEIPGDKSISHRAVMFGSIAKGKTEIRNFLMGADCLSTVSCFKKMGVEIEVSKEVVTVKGNGYEGLKEPKDILDVGNSGTTTRLMMGIVAGAPFHSCIIGDESIAKRPMSRVTNPLRMMGATIDGRDNGEYTPLSIRGGQLTSIEYHSPVASAQVKSAILLAGLRTANEETRVIEPHKSRDHTERMLRAFGVEVNEDELSASVVGGQSLKATNIFVPGDISSAAFFLVAGAIVPNSRIILKNVGINPTRTGILDVLNKMGASIEIDQHEESEFEPLADITIQTSELKGITIEGDLIPKLIDEIPIIALLATQAEGETIIKDASELKVKETNRIDTVVSELSKLGATIKGTDDGMVITGKTKLTGNASVSSFGDHRIGMMLAIAACLTDESIELQDASAIDVSYPNFFEHLSLLSK is encoded by the coding sequence GTGTTAAATAAGAAAGTTTTATCAAAAGTAAATAAGCTAGAGGGTACAATTGAAATACCGGGTGATAAATCTATCTCTCACCGAGCAGTCATGTTCGGTTCCATCGCAAAAGGTAAGACGGAAATACGAAATTTTCTTATGGGTGCAGATTGTTTAAGCACGGTATCTTGCTTTAAAAAAATGGGAGTTGAGATAGAAGTTTCAAAGGAAGTTGTGACCGTAAAAGGAAATGGATATGAAGGGCTAAAAGAACCTAAGGACATATTAGATGTTGGGAATTCAGGTACAACTACTCGTCTAATGATGGGGATAGTAGCAGGAGCTCCATTTCATTCATGTATAATTGGAGATGAATCCATTGCTAAACGACCGATGTCAAGAGTAACAAATCCTTTACGAATGATGGGTGCTACTATTGATGGACGAGACAATGGTGAATACACACCTTTATCCATTAGAGGTGGACAATTAACAAGTATTGAGTATCATTCACCTGTTGCGAGTGCACAAGTAAAATCCGCTATTTTGCTTGCTGGATTGCGTACAGCAAATGAAGAAACTAGGGTTATAGAACCTCACAAATCGAGAGACCATACGGAAAGAATGCTTAGAGCTTTTGGGGTGGAGGTAAATGAAGATGAACTCTCCGCTTCAGTTGTTGGAGGCCAATCACTTAAGGCAACGAATATATTTGTCCCAGGTGATATATCTTCTGCTGCATTCTTTCTAGTTGCAGGAGCAATTGTCCCAAACAGTAGGATTATTCTAAAAAATGTTGGGATTAACCCGACTAGAACGGGAATTCTTGATGTACTAAATAAGATGGGAGCTTCAATAGAAATTGATCAACATGAAGAAAGTGAGTTTGAGCCACTCGCAGATATTACGATTCAAACGTCTGAATTAAAAGGGATAACGATCGAAGGTGATTTAATTCCAAAATTAATAGATGAGATTCCTATTATTGCTTTACTAGCTACTCAAGCAGAAGGGGAAACAATTATAAAAGATGCGAGTGAGCTTAAAGTTAAAGAAACGAATAGAATTGATACGGTTGTTAGTGAACTATCCAAACTTGGGGCTACTATAAAAGGTACAGATGATGGAATGGTAATCACTGGAAAAACAAAACTAACAGGAAATGCTTCAGTTTCTAGTTTCGGGGACCATCGTATAGGTATGATGTTAGCAATTGCAGCTTGTTTAACAGATGAGTCCATTGAACTTCAGGATGCATCAGCGATTGATGTTTCTTATCCAAATTTCTTTGAACATTTAAGCCTGCTTTCAAAATAA
- a CDS encoding tetratricopeptide repeat protein, whose translation MFNSVMDEAINLVNKGETEAGLNLLENIVPTLHDEEKLQLADQFYQWGIVDKAYELIEELHFLYPEETQITLFLAELNLDLEKEEEAIDLLNTISKDDDSYPQALLLLADLYQMQGLLEVSEQKLNEAKQLLPEELIIDFALAEFYFHQGKYKHAIPFYQKVATQHESVSGVFIHHRLAESYSASGEFEESLTYYKEAITQHEDAHSLFGYGFTAYQGGFYKTAIQQLENLKEADPHYSSMYLYLAKAYEQEELIEEALNTVESGIKVDEFNKDLYLYGGKIAIKLGKMTRAEELLRESLAIDPGHIEAAVTLTHIFLQEERFDDVIDLINESKRYGEEDPQFDWNLARAYHQKEDYTQALNHYQAAYNFFKEQQEFLHEYGYFLLEEGRRKEAKEIFTKILENDPSNVEIGDILLQLEDEF comes from the coding sequence ATGTTTAACTCAGTAATGGACGAAGCAATTAATCTTGTAAATAAAGGTGAAACAGAAGCAGGATTAAATCTGTTAGAAAATATTGTTCCTACATTGCACGATGAAGAAAAACTTCAACTTGCAGATCAATTTTACCAGTGGGGAATAGTGGATAAGGCCTATGAATTAATTGAAGAGTTGCACTTCCTTTATCCTGAAGAAACACAAATTACATTGTTCTTAGCCGAACTAAATTTAGATTTAGAGAAAGAAGAGGAAGCTATTGACCTCTTAAATACGATTTCAAAGGATGATGATTCGTACCCGCAAGCCCTGCTTCTTTTAGCTGACTTATATCAAATGCAAGGTTTACTAGAAGTAAGCGAACAGAAATTAAATGAAGCAAAACAACTTTTACCTGAAGAATTAATCATTGACTTTGCTTTAGCTGAATTTTATTTTCATCAAGGGAAATATAAGCATGCCATTCCATTTTATCAAAAAGTTGCTACACAGCACGAATCTGTATCAGGAGTGTTTATTCATCACAGGCTTGCGGAGAGTTACAGTGCTTCAGGAGAATTTGAAGAATCTCTTACTTATTATAAAGAAGCCATTACTCAACATGAAGATGCCCATAGTCTTTTTGGATATGGTTTTACTGCCTATCAAGGTGGATTTTATAAAACGGCCATACAACAATTAGAAAACTTAAAGGAAGCAGACCCTCATTATTCTTCCATGTATTTATACTTAGCAAAAGCATATGAACAAGAGGAATTGATAGAAGAGGCATTAAATACAGTTGAGTCGGGAATAAAAGTGGATGAGTTTAATAAAGATTTATATTTATATGGGGGAAAGATTGCTATTAAGCTCGGGAAAATGACCAGAGCTGAAGAGTTGCTTAGGGAATCTTTAGCTATTGATCCAGGTCATATCGAAGCTGCTGTAACCCTAACACATATATTCCTTCAGGAAGAACGTTTTGATGATGTGATTGATTTAATAAACGAAAGTAAGCGTTATGGGGAAGAGGATCCGCAGTTTGATTGGAACTTAGCCCGAGCTTATCACCAAAAAGAAGACTATACACAGGCATTAAATCATTACCAGGCTGCATATAATTTCTTTAAGGAACAACAAGAATTTTTACATGAATATGGGTATTTCCTGTTAGAGGAAGGAAGAAGAAAAGAAGCGAAGGAAATATTCACTAAAATCTTAGAGAATGATCCTTCGAATGTCGAAATCGGTGATATTTTGCTACAATTAGAAGATGAGTTCTAA
- a CDS encoding ReoY family proteolytic degradation factor codes for MVAPVSVHEKKDFIRWFLNHYQLKRRECVWILNYLMSHDTLMEKVHFVEQAQYCPRGIIMSTHCVEEVPFRFYKENVMTTDAEKSFHDIRLNKEEELFIQLNFRSSYQSPNYAAVLESNPFMPEHLNENEKDREVAEELLNHSIQSFQKEKLLQLIDEALDKQDRDAFEQLTKQLIHLQDDKRFNH; via the coding sequence ATGGTGGCCCCTGTATCTGTTCATGAAAAGAAAGATTTTATCAGGTGGTTTTTAAATCATTATCAATTAAAGCGAAGAGAATGTGTTTGGATACTTAATTATCTTATGAGTCATGATACCTTGATGGAGAAAGTCCATTTTGTAGAACAGGCACAATATTGTCCAAGAGGGATTATTATGTCCACACATTGTGTAGAAGAGGTTCCATTCCGTTTTTATAAAGAAAATGTAATGACAACAGATGCAGAAAAATCGTTTCATGACATCCGATTAAATAAGGAAGAGGAGCTCTTTATACAGCTGAATTTTAGATCATCATACCAATCACCAAATTATGCGGCAGTACTTGAATCAAATCCTTTTATGCCAGAGCATCTAAATGAAAATGAGAAGGATCGAGAGGTTGCAGAGGAATTACTAAACCACTCTATCCAAAGTTTTCAAAAGGAGAAGCTCCTTCAATTAATTGATGAAGCACTTGATAAACAAGATAGAGATGCTTTTGAACAACTCACAAAACAGTTAATTCATCTGCAGGATGATAAAAGATTTAATCACTAA
- a CDS encoding YpiF family protein — protein sequence MKWTVKDYDTYSQSKDYVDTAIVPLIPISMGSDAKTLISKGEFLHLISHEVERQLKGRVYLLPDFSYLHHQKETTMKHIEDVKRELHNEFKHVMFLTCDDTLKHSEFVLSKDNLIYLPPVPFEHMDDQLKRKLLQDQVEQILNILLQSWNKS from the coding sequence ATGAAGTGGACTGTAAAAGATTATGACACCTATAGCCAATCAAAAGATTATGTGGATACTGCAATTGTTCCATTGATTCCCATTAGTATGGGAAGTGACGCAAAAACACTGATTTCTAAAGGTGAATTTCTTCACTTAATAAGTCATGAAGTAGAAAGACAACTAAAAGGAAGAGTGTATTTATTACCAGATTTTTCTTATCTTCATCATCAAAAAGAAACAACAATGAAACATATAGAAGATGTAAAAAGAGAATTACATAATGAATTTAAACACGTCATGTTTTTAACGTGTGATGATACACTAAAACATTCTGAATTTGTTCTTTCTAAAGACAATTTAATCTATTTACCGCCAGTACCATTTGAACATATGGATGATCAACTAAAAAGAAAGCTCTTACAAGATCAAGTCGAACAAATTTTGAACATTTTATTACAATCTTGGAATAAATCATAA
- a CDS encoding ubiquinol-cytochrome c reductase iron-sulfur subunit: protein MSEKKHRVSRRQFLNYTLTGVGGFMAAGMLMPMVRFALDPVLRPADEQDLVQVVNVDELTEEPQRFDFKIQQKDAWYESEETRSAWVFKSGDKITALSPVCKHLGCTVGWNNDPANPNQFFCPCHYGRYEKDGTNVKGTPPIAPLDVYQHEVRDGYLFLGKAKPRGEA, encoded by the coding sequence ATGAGCGAGAAAAAACATCGAGTTTCTAGACGTCAATTCTTAAACTACACGCTTACAGGTGTAGGCGGTTTCATGGCTGCAGGTATGCTTATGCCTATGGTTCGCTTCGCACTTGACCCTGTGCTCCGACCAGCAGATGAACAGGATTTAGTTCAAGTTGTTAACGTAGACGAATTAACTGAAGAACCTCAACGCTTTGACTTCAAAATTCAACAAAAAGATGCTTGGTATGAATCAGAAGAAACAAGATCAGCATGGGTTTTTAAAAGTGGAGACAAAATCACTGCGTTATCACCAGTCTGTAAACATCTTGGATGTACAGTAGGCTGGAATAATGACCCGGCTAACCCAAACCAATTTTTCTGTCCGTGTCACTATGGAAGATATGAAAAAGATGGTACGAATGTCAAAGGAACACCTCCAATTGCTCCGCTTGATGTTTATCAACACGAAGTAAGGGACGGCTATTTATTCTTAGGTAAAGCAAAACCACGAGGGGAGGCGTAA
- the qcrB gene encoding menaquinol-cytochrome c reductase cytochrome b subunit — translation MLNKIYDWVDERLDITPMWRDIADHEVPEHVNPAHHFSAFVYCFGGLTFFVTVIQVLSGMFLTMYYVPDIKNAWESVFYLQNEVAFGQIVRGMHHWGASLVIVMMFLHTLRVFFQGAYKKPRELNWVVGVLIFFVMLGLGLTGYLLPWDMKALFATKVTLQIAESVPLIGPTVKTLLSGHPEIVGAQTLTRFFAIHVFFLPAALFGLMAAHFVMIRKQGISGPL, via the coding sequence TTGCTTAACAAAATTTATGATTGGGTTGACGAACGTTTAGATATTACGCCGATGTGGCGAGATATTGCTGACCATGAGGTTCCTGAACACGTTAATCCAGCACACCATTTTTCTGCCTTTGTCTATTGTTTTGGCGGACTAACTTTCTTTGTAACTGTTATTCAAGTACTTTCAGGCATGTTTTTGACGATGTACTACGTACCAGATATTAAGAATGCATGGGAATCTGTTTTCTATTTACAAAATGAAGTAGCATTTGGTCAAATTGTACGTGGGATGCATCACTGGGGAGCAAGTTTAGTTATTGTTATGATGTTTCTACATACATTACGAGTATTTTTCCAAGGTGCATACAAAAAACCACGTGAATTAAACTGGGTTGTTGGTGTACTTATATTCTTCGTTATGCTTGGACTTGGGTTAACAGGCTATTTATTGCCTTGGGATATGAAAGCGTTATTTGCGACGAAAGTTACATTGCAAATTGCTGAATCTGTTCCACTCATTGGACCAACTGTTAAGACTTTATTATCTGGACATCCAGAAATCGTAGGAGCACAGACACTGACTCGATTCTTTGCAATCCATGTCTTTTTCCTACCAGCTGCTTTATTTGGTTTAATGGCAGCTCACTTTGTTATGATCCGTAAACAAGGTATTTCAGGTCCACTTTAA